In a genomic window of Pangasianodon hypophthalmus isolate fPanHyp1 chromosome 1, fPanHyp1.pri, whole genome shotgun sequence:
- the trdmt1 gene encoding tRNA (cytosine(38)-C(5))-methyltransferase — protein MEKLRVLELYSGIGGMHYALRESSVPSEVVAAVDVNTTANEVYKHNFPNTLLLPKTIEGMTLSDFNKLDFDMILMSPPCQPFTRIGLQGDVNDPRTKSFLYILDILPRLNKMPRFILLENVKGFETSSARNALIKTLQDCRYNFQELMISPTCLGIPNSRLRYFLVAKAPPDSFPFQKTAEILEGFPKSESSNDTDSPMIPDSHCSTVNGDMREDGTIIYKMETAQELERKRSQDNEQTVRRLQDFLEEEEQGTDMDSYLLPPKILLRYALLMDIVNPNCRRSVCFTKGYGHYVEGTGSVLQSCTDVELESIFKSLDVLSEEEKLEQLSRLKLRYFTPREIANLMGFPPHFSFPSNISIKQQYRVLGNSLNVHVVAKLISLMVS, from the exons ATGGAGAAGCTCCGTGTTTTGGAACTGTACAGTGGCATTGGAGGGATGCATTATGCATTGCGAG AGAGCTCCGTCCCCTCTGAAGTGGTAGCCGCAGTGGACGTGAACACGACGGCCAATGAAGTCTATAAGCACAACTTCCCAAATACTCTACTTCTACCCAAGACCATTGAA GGAATGACATTAAGTGATTTCAATAAACTGGACTTTGATATGATTTTGATGAGCCCCCCTTGTCAGCCTTTTACTAG GATTGGATTGCAGGGTGATGTAAACGACCCCAGAACAAAAAGCTTTCTCTACATCTTGGACATTCTGCCAAG GTTGAACAAGATGCCCCGCTTCATTCTGCTCGAGAATGTGAAAGGCTTTGAGACGTCGTCTGCAAG aaaTGCCTTAATAAAGACTTTGCAAGACTGTAGATACAACTTTCAGGAATTAATGATATCACCCACTTGT CTAGGAATACCGAACTCAAGGCTGCGTTATTTTCTTGTTGCTAAAGCTCCTCCAGATTCCTTCCCATTTCAGAAGACAGCAGAG ATTCTAGAGGGCTTTCCGAAGTCAGAATCCAGCAATGACACAGACAGTCCCATGATCCCGGACAGCCACTGTAGTACAGTCAATGGTGACATGAGAGAAGATGGGACTATAATCTATAAGATGGAGACGGCTCAGGAgctggagaggaagaggagtcAGGACAACGAACAGACAGTGAGGAGACTGCAGGATTTCCTGGAAGAGGAAGAACAAGGAACAGACATGGACAGTTATTTGCTTCCTCCAAAGATCCTGCTCAGATATGCCTTGCTCATGGACATAGTGAATCCAAACTGCAGGAGATCAGTCTGCTTCACTAAAGG ATATGGGCACTACGTGGAGGGAACTGGTTCTGTTCTGCAGTCGTGTACAGACGTGGAGCTGGAGAGCATCTTTAAGTCACTGGACGTGCTGTCTGAAGAGGAGAAGCTGGAGCAGTTGTCCCGGCTGAAGCTCAGATACTTCACACCCAGAGAGATTGCCAACCTTATGGGCTTCCCACCACATTTCA GCTTTCCATCAAATATCTCCATTAAGCAGCAGTACCGGGTTCTGGGAAACAGTCTAAATGTTCATGTAGTGGCCAAGCTCATCAGTCTCATGGTGTCATGA